The Streptomyces sp. WZ-12 genome segment GATCACGTCGCCGGAAGCGAGCTTCTCAAGATTTGCCTTGTAGCGACGGGACCAGTTCGTGGGCTCCTCCGCATACGGTGCGCGCAGCACCTCGAAGACCCGGTCCAGCCCGTCCTGACCAACCACGTCGCGTACGCCGACGAACTCCGCATTGTCCGCTGGCACACGAACAGTCAAGTCGCCCTGGGCGACCTTCAGCACCAAGTAGGTCTTGTCCACGCCTTTGATCTGGCGAGTTTCGATGGCCTCGATCAGCGCGGCCCCGTGATGGGGATAGACCACGGTGTCGCCAACCTTGAACGTCATGTGACAGGTACCCCTTCCGTGGCTATCCATGCTAACACGGGAACGGGCCGTTCTGAATGGCGTTTTCGCAGGTCAGGGCATATCTCGGGGCTTGACAACAGCAGCCGGAACGTGCTGCGAGGGGGCTCTGGGCGCAGGTATTCGCAGGTGGGAGGGGCTTCCCGGGTGCGGAGAAAGCTACCCACGGTGGACCGGAATCACAAAGATCAACAGGTGAAACATCCCGATTTACACCGATCCACCTGAGCGAGTTCCGCTACTCCGTTCGGATGCATGGTGACCGGTCGGGCGCGATTCCCGGAATTGATCAACGATCCCGCGCGGGCCACGAGTGATCAATTTCGGGCGTCATGTGCATTCCCTGTGAATACCGCTTTTCACCTGGAGGAAACACCGCGGTCACCACTCGAACAGTCGCGTGCCGAATATGCCCGGCAGTTCTCCGGAGATCGGGACGGAGAGGGGTGTGGAGATCGGTCGGGAGATCGGTCGAGAGAGGCTTCCGGAAATGGGGGCCGGGGGAGGAGCGGGTCGCCCGGGCGGGGTGCCGGTATCGGTGGGTCGGGGCAGGTGCGGGGGTGGGTGATCGCTTAGGGGGCGGGTCGGGTGCGGGACCGCGAGGACGGCTCGGTAACCTAGCGGCGCTGACCCACCCTTAGGGCGGCTTTACGTGCCCGTCGCCATGACGCGTACGCGAACCGCCCTCAGCCGTCCATCCGCGACCGGGCACGAATCGTTCGGCCGCCGTAGCTCGTCAAGGAGATGCCGCCGCCGTGAGCCGCAGCCTTCGACGCGGCGTCCTCGCCGCCACCGTCCTCTCGCTCTCGATCGCCACCCTCTCCGCGTGCGCCGCCGGGAACGACGCCCAGACGCTGGAGGTCAAGCCGGACAACGCCGAGACCAGCGTCGGCGACATCAAGGTGCAGAACGCCAACGTCGTCACCCAGCCCGATGTCCAGACCAAGGGCCCGGCCGCGATCACCGCGACGGTGTTCAACACCGGCACCAAGGACCAGCAGTTGACCGGCATCTCGGTCGACGGCACCGGCCAGTCGGCCAAGCTGTCCACCAAGATCAACGTGCCGGCCGGCGGCTCCGTCGTCATCGGTGGCAAGGGCAACCCCAGTGCCCTCCTGGAGAGCGGCCGGGAGGCCGTCCAGGACGGCAACGCCCAGCAGTTGACCTTCGACTTCAGCAACACCGGCAAGGTCAAGCTGAACGCCTTCGTCGTCCCGGCGAAGAACATCTTCGAGAGCTACGGCCCGTCCGTGACGCCGCAGCCGAGCACCTCCGCGTCCGGCAAGCCGGGCGAGGCGGGCAGCCCGAGCGGCTCGGCCACCCCGAGCACCTCCGGCAAGCCCTCGGAGTCGGGGCACGCCGGCCACTGAGGCCCGCAGCACGCGAAAGGGACGCCCTTCCCGGTCGGGAGGGGCGCCCCTTCACGTATGTCCCGCGCCGCGGCCTACGGCTCGAACTTGTAGCCCAGGCCGCGGACCGTCACCAGATAGCGCGGGGCGCCCGGGTCGGGCTCGATCTTGGCGCGCAGCCGCTTGACGTGGACGTCGAGGGTCTTGGTGTCGCCCACGTAGTCGGCGCCCCAGACGCGGTCGAT includes the following:
- a CDS encoding CarD family transcriptional regulator, which produces MTFKVGDTVVYPHHGAALIEAIETRQIKGVDKTYLVLKVAQGDLTVRVPADNAEFVGVRDVVGQDGLDRVFEVLRAPYAEEPTNWSRRYKANLEKLASGDVIKVAEVVRDLWRRERERGLSAGEKRMLAKARQILVSELALAENTNEDKAEALLDEVLAS
- a CDS encoding DUF461 domain-containing protein encodes the protein MSRSLRRGVLAATVLSLSIATLSACAAGNDAQTLEVKPDNAETSVGDIKVQNANVVTQPDVQTKGPAAITATVFNTGTKDQQLTGISVDGTGQSAKLSTKINVPAGGSVVIGGKGNPSALLESGREAVQDGNAQQLTFDFSNTGKVKLNAFVVPAKNIFESYGPSVTPQPSTSASGKPGEAGSPSGSATPSTSGKPSESGHAGH